From Nitrospirota bacterium, one genomic window encodes:
- a CDS encoding NAD(P)H-dependent glycerol-3-phosphate dehydrogenase, with product MQTVNRIGVIGAGAWGTALAKHMAEKGLHVRLWAYERDVVDSINQTHENRVFLPGVTLPPSLSATNSLVEAASDCDGLLFVVPSHVARLVLQQLAPLLPSFMPLISATKGVEEETFKLMTQVMEEVLPATLHSRLMVLSGPSFAAEVSQGQPTALCLAGREASLVSAFQTALMTPALRVYADSDMTGVQLGGALKNVMALAAGVVDGLGLGHNARAALITRGLAEMVRLGTAMGADARTFYGLSGVGDLVLTCTGSLSRNHTVGVRLGKGERLETILGSMQAVAEGVRTAKAASGLTHRHKVEMPIVREINAVLFEGKSCRKAVTDLMERDAKPEKGQA from the coding sequence ATGCAGACAGTCAATCGTATCGGCGTGATCGGCGCTGGTGCCTGGGGCACCGCGCTCGCCAAACACATGGCGGAAAAGGGGCTGCACGTCAGGCTCTGGGCCTATGAGCGGGACGTCGTCGATTCGATCAACCAGACGCACGAGAATCGTGTCTTCTTGCCTGGCGTGACCTTGCCCCCATCACTCAGCGCGACGAATTCTCTCGTGGAAGCCGCGAGCGACTGTGACGGCCTCCTTTTTGTCGTACCGTCGCATGTGGCCAGGCTCGTCCTCCAGCAGCTCGCTCCCCTCTTGCCCTCCTTTATGCCCCTGATCAGTGCGACAAAGGGCGTCGAAGAAGAGACGTTCAAGTTGATGACCCAGGTGATGGAGGAAGTTCTGCCTGCGACGCTACATTCCAGGCTGATGGTCTTGTCCGGGCCGAGTTTTGCGGCAGAAGTGAGTCAGGGACAGCCCACGGCTCTCTGTCTCGCGGGACGGGAGGCTTCTCTGGTGAGCGCTTTTCAAACGGCATTGATGACCCCCGCGCTGCGTGTCTATGCGGATAGCGATATGACCGGCGTCCAATTGGGCGGGGCATTGAAAAACGTGATGGCCTTAGCGGCCGGGGTTGTCGATGGACTGGGCCTTGGCCACAATGCCAGAGCTGCCTTGATTACGAGAGGCCTGGCTGAAATGGTTCGTCTTGGGACTGCGATGGGCGCCGACGCGCGCACGTTTTACGGACTCTCGGGCGTGGGGGATCTGGTGCTGACCTGCACCGGGTCGTTGAGCCGGAATCATACGGTCGGCGTTCGGCTAGGGAAAGGCGAGCGGCTGGAGACGATTCTGGGTAGCATGCAGGCTGTGGCCGAAGGTGTACGAACGGCCAAGGCGGCGTCGGGATTAACCCATCGCCACAAGGTCGAAATGCCGATCGTGCGCGAGATCAACGCGGTGTTGTTCGAAGGCAAGTCCTGCCGCAAGGCGGTGACGGATTTGATGGAGCGCGATGCGAAGCCGGAGAAGGGGCAGGCATGA
- the larC gene encoding nickel pincer cofactor biosynthesis protein LarC, giving the protein MGAHLHFDCYSGISGDMTLGALVDVGLPFPDLVNGLKRLRLSGVTLRKRRVQRGAIHATKVDVIIAKGLQHPLSLTRIHQILAASRLSDKIKQQSRSVFDLLAEAEGHAHRVAKDHVHFHEVGVLDSFVDIVGGLIGCDLLGVTRVTASPVNVGTGTLQSAHGILPAPGPAVAILAKGIPIYSAGPARELTTPTGMALLRTLTSEFGPMPVMTPTAIGYGAGDADPVGWPNALRVFLARPSSKGTREQDTVLQVETNLDDVNPQVYEHVMEQLLSRGALDVTLAPVIMKRGRPGVVLTCLVAQAELDGILDVVFQETTALGVRVCEVMRQILPRRFVSVKVPGGVVRMKIADVNDTTTKAAPEYLDCKRIAERTGRPVKAVLDDAALAYAKRRVTRTTGPR; this is encoded by the coding sequence GTGGGCGCGCATCTCCATTTCGATTGTTATTCCGGCATCAGCGGCGATATGACCCTCGGCGCGCTTGTGGATGTCGGCCTGCCGTTTCCCGATTTGGTGAATGGGCTGAAGCGGCTTCGTCTTTCAGGCGTCACGCTCCGGAAGCGGCGGGTGCAACGGGGGGCGATCCATGCCACGAAGGTCGATGTCATCATTGCGAAGGGGTTGCAGCATCCGCTGTCCCTCACGCGTATTCACCAGATCCTTGCCGCAAGCCGGCTCTCGGACAAGATCAAGCAGCAGAGCCGATCCGTCTTTGATCTGTTGGCCGAGGCGGAGGGGCATGCCCACCGTGTAGCCAAAGATCACGTCCATTTCCATGAAGTCGGTGTGCTCGACTCATTTGTCGATATCGTCGGCGGGCTCATCGGTTGTGATCTGTTAGGTGTCACGCGCGTGACGGCCTCCCCCGTCAATGTTGGAACGGGGACGTTGCAATCTGCGCATGGGATTTTGCCGGCGCCTGGTCCGGCGGTTGCCATTCTGGCCAAAGGGATTCCGATCTACAGTGCCGGGCCCGCCCGTGAACTGACCACGCCGACCGGCATGGCACTGTTGCGCACGCTGACATCGGAGTTCGGCCCCATGCCGGTCATGACGCCGACGGCTATTGGTTATGGTGCGGGCGATGCCGATCCCGTAGGCTGGCCGAACGCCTTGCGGGTGTTTCTTGCCAGACCATCGTCCAAAGGCACGCGTGAACAGGATACCGTGCTGCAGGTTGAAACGAACCTCGACGATGTAAATCCCCAAGTCTATGAGCATGTGATGGAGCAGTTACTTTCTCGTGGGGCGTTGGACGTGACGCTTGCGCCGGTCATCATGAAACGTGGACGCCCCGGCGTCGTCCTGACCTGTCTTGTCGCCCAGGCAGAGCTGGATGGGATTCTTGATGTGGTGTTTCAAGAAACGACGGCGTTGGGAGTCCGGGTCTGTGAAGTGATGCGGCAGATCCTTCCCCGACGATTTGTCTCGGTGAAGGTGCCTGGAGGAGTTGTCCGGATGAAGATTGCCGATGTGAATGATACGACGACCAAGGCGGCTCCGGAATATCTCGATTGTAAACGGATCGCCGAACGAACGGGCCGTCCCGTAAAAGCGGTACTCGACGATGCGGCCCTCGCCTATGCCAAACGGCGAGTGACCAGGACGACGGGTCCGCGATGA
- a CDS encoding sodium:calcium antiporter → MTVFLYSLLFLVSVAVTLGACTLFTNAIEWLGKRFDLSEGAVGGVLAAIGTTLPETSIPIIAIFFGASRAEAEVGLGAILGAPFMLSTLVIPILAILLVVYAGFGKRTAMFKLNYPDVKGDLSFFVVAYSVALACVFIPSRLVHILAAVGLLSLYLYYVKLKFSEVAEEGGEGGALEPLFFARKAAVPSFGLIALQAILGLAGLAFGAHLFVLAAETIAGALSISPLILALLIAPLATELPEMSNSFLWLYRKKDRLAVGNVTGAMVFQGTIPVSIGLLGTDWALAPTALITMVLAVTAATFLLVQAAWSGLWRPWLLGGSAVLYIGYVLYLYLV, encoded by the coding sequence ATGACGGTCTTCCTCTACAGCCTCCTATTCCTTGTCTCCGTTGCGGTGACGTTGGGCGCTTGCACGCTCTTCACGAACGCCATTGAATGGCTGGGCAAACGATTCGATCTATCCGAAGGCGCAGTTGGCGGCGTGTTGGCTGCCATTGGCACCACATTGCCCGAAACGTCGATCCCGATCATCGCGATCTTCTTCGGGGCGAGCCGTGCGGAAGCGGAAGTGGGTTTGGGCGCGATCCTCGGCGCGCCCTTCATGTTGAGCACCCTGGTGATCCCCATCCTGGCGATCTTGCTGGTGGTCTATGCCGGTTTCGGGAAGCGAACGGCGATGTTCAAGTTGAACTATCCCGATGTGAAGGGCGATCTCTCCTTCTTCGTGGTGGCCTATAGTGTTGCGCTGGCCTGTGTCTTTATTCCTTCTCGGCTGGTGCACATCCTGGCCGCTGTCGGGCTGCTGAGCCTGTATCTCTATTATGTCAAACTGAAATTCAGTGAGGTGGCCGAGGAGGGGGGCGAGGGTGGTGCGCTTGAGCCACTGTTCTTTGCCAGAAAGGCGGCTGTCCCATCGTTTGGACTCATCGCACTTCAAGCCATCCTTGGTTTGGCCGGTCTGGCATTCGGAGCCCATCTCTTTGTGCTCGCTGCGGAAACGATTGCCGGAGCCCTGTCGATCTCGCCATTGATTCTGGCCCTCCTCATTGCGCCCCTCGCGACCGAGTTGCCGGAGATGTCGAACAGTTTCCTCTGGCTCTATCGAAAGAAAGATCGTTTGGCAGTCGGGAACGTCACAGGCGCCATGGTCTTTCAGGGGACCATCCCGGTCTCGATCGGACTTCTGGGCACGGACTGGGCGCTTGCACCGACGGCGTTAATCACTATGGTGCTCGCGGTGACGGCGGCCACTTTCTTATTGGTCCAGGCTGCATGGAGCGGCCTCTGGCGCCCCTGGTTGCTGGGCGGAAGCGCGGTTCTGTACATCGGGTATGTCCTGTATCTGTACTTGGTCTAA
- a CDS encoding TIGR00300 family protein, protein MMQDQETVILQGHIIDSLILAKVLDRILMMGGTFDLQDVQIGKTREEPSRARIIVRASSAKLLSDILHAIQPHGASVENEQDCRLDAAPAAGIFPDEFYATTHLSTQVRIREQWVEVEGIEMDLGIRVDPVGLTARTLPMGEVKQGDLIVTGREGVRVIPLQRPRDRDVFSFMESQVSSERPHGRVISDIAKRLVQLRTGFREGTVGSKVLLAGGPAIVHAGGRDALTWLVDEEFIHVLFCGNALAAHDMEVDLYGTSLGYGHVAGRVVPHGHEHHLRTINRIRAIGSIEAAVRSGVIKTGIMAACVRRGVQVVMAGTIRDDGPLPGVITDSVEAQAAMRRAIPGVGLAVLVASTLHAVATGNLLPATIPSVCVDINPAVPTKLADRGSFQAVGLIMDAASFLRELARELAGC, encoded by the coding sequence ATGATGCAAGACCAAGAAACCGTCATCCTCCAAGGCCACATCATCGATTCGTTGATCCTCGCGAAGGTCCTGGACCGGATTCTGATGATGGGTGGAACCTTCGACCTTCAGGACGTGCAGATCGGCAAGACCCGCGAGGAGCCGTCGCGCGCTAGGATCATCGTACGGGCCTCGTCTGCCAAACTGCTGAGCGACATTCTCCATGCCATTCAACCTCACGGTGCGTCGGTTGAGAACGAACAGGATTGCCGGCTGGATGCGGCGCCGGCGGCCGGCATCTTTCCCGACGAGTTTTATGCGACGACCCATTTGTCCACCCAGGTGCGCATACGTGAGCAGTGGGTGGAGGTGGAGGGGATCGAGATGGACTTGGGGATTCGCGTAGACCCGGTGGGCCTGACTGCCCGTACCCTTCCCATGGGAGAAGTAAAGCAAGGCGATCTGATTGTGACCGGTCGTGAGGGCGTGCGGGTAATTCCTCTCCAACGGCCACGTGACCGCGATGTGTTCAGCTTTATGGAGTCGCAGGTGTCGTCCGAGCGTCCCCATGGGCGCGTCATCAGCGACATTGCCAAACGCCTGGTGCAGTTGCGAACAGGGTTCCGTGAGGGAACAGTCGGCAGCAAAGTGCTGCTGGCGGGAGGTCCGGCGATTGTGCATGCCGGAGGGCGCGACGCGCTGACATGGCTCGTCGATGAAGAATTCATCCATGTCTTGTTCTGCGGGAATGCCCTGGCTGCTCACGACATGGAAGTCGACCTCTACGGCACGTCCCTCGGCTATGGGCATGTGGCCGGTCGGGTCGTGCCGCATGGGCATGAACACCATCTGCGAACGATTAATCGGATCAGGGCCATTGGGAGCATCGAGGCCGCAGTCCGGTCGGGAGTCATCAAGACCGGCATTATGGCGGCCTGCGTCAGGCGGGGTGTTCAGGTTGTCATGGCCGGGACGATCCGCGATGACGGTCCGTTGCCCGGCGTCATCACAGATTCGGTGGAGGCGCAAGCAGCCATGCGTAGGGCAATCCCTGGTGTCGGACTGGCCGTGCTCGTTGCCTCGACGCTGCATGCGGTGGCGACGGGCAATTTGTTGCCTGCCACGATCCCCTCCGTCTGTGTCGATATCAATCCGGCCGTACCGACCAAGCTCGCGGATCGAGGAAGTTTTCAGGCTGTCGGTCTGATTATGGATGCGGCATCGTTCCTCCGCGAGCTGGCACGTGAGCTCGCAGGATGCTGA
- a CDS encoding arginine deiminase-related protein has product MSRLLVCSPDYFGIEYEINPWMRRSNVVNSDEAVRQWHHLMQVLEQDVGVALERMKPVPGLPDLVFTANAGIVVGRQAVPSRFRYPERQREEVYFEDWFRGQGYDVVKLDPGCFFEGAGDLLGFSDTWFGGYRQRSEIRVFPTLSDWFHREIIPLELVDNRFYHLDTCLCPLSGGELLYFPSAFDRYGQEALAERIAPARRLVVSEAEALRFACNAICVGKHIVLPGGCPETESQLTSHGYLPHPVPLDEFMKSGGSAKCLTLALD; this is encoded by the coding sequence ATGAGTCGCCTGCTCGTCTGTTCACCGGATTATTTTGGTATCGAGTATGAAATAAATCCCTGGATGCGCCGTTCGAACGTTGTCAATTCAGATGAGGCTGTTCGCCAATGGCATCATCTCATGCAGGTGCTCGAACAGGATGTGGGCGTGGCTCTGGAGCGGATGAAGCCGGTGCCTGGACTGCCCGACCTGGTGTTCACGGCGAATGCCGGCATTGTTGTTGGGCGTCAGGCTGTGCCGAGTCGGTTTCGCTATCCGGAGCGGCAACGGGAGGAGGTTTACTTCGAAGATTGGTTTCGCGGCCAGGGGTACGACGTCGTCAAGTTGGATCCTGGCTGCTTCTTCGAGGGGGCCGGGGATCTCTTGGGTTTTTCCGATACCTGGTTCGGTGGTTATCGACAGCGATCGGAGATCCGTGTGTTCCCGACGCTCAGCGATTGGTTTCACCGGGAAATCATTCCACTTGAACTGGTCGACAATCGGTTCTATCACCTCGACACCTGCTTGTGTCCCTTGAGCGGCGGTGAACTCCTGTATTTTCCCTCTGCCTTCGATCGGTATGGGCAAGAGGCGCTTGCCGAACGGATTGCGCCTGCCAGACGTCTCGTCGTATCGGAAGCGGAGGCGCTCCGGTTTGCCTGCAATGCCATCTGTGTCGGGAAACATATCGTGTTGCCAGGCGGATGCCCGGAAACAGAATCCCAGTTGACCTCGCACGGCTATCTCCCCCATCCGGTCCCACTCGATGAATTCATGAAGTCGGGCGGATCGGCGAAGTGTCTTACCCTCGCTCTCGACTGA
- the larB gene encoding nickel pincer cofactor biosynthesis protein LarB, with the protein MNPKALERLLTKVQTGTLPVSTAMEQLRTLPYEDLGFASLDHHRSLRQGFPEVIFCEGKTLVQIRAIAKALLKHHRPLLATRATSQVAALIKRLDRRAVYHDEARIVSIRDPKRRLQGHVLVVTAGTSDIPVAEEAKVTAEVMGSRVETLYDVGVAGIHRLLERQGRLMQARVVVVVAGMDGVLPSVVGGLVSCPVVAVPTSRGYGASFGGLAALLTMLNSCSAGVGVMNIDNGFGAGCLAHRINLIGEGREVKG; encoded by the coding sequence ATGAATCCGAAGGCGCTTGAACGACTGTTGACCAAAGTCCAAACCGGCACGCTGCCCGTGTCGACGGCGATGGAACAACTCCGCACCTTGCCCTATGAAGATCTCGGATTTGCGTCGCTCGATCACCATCGCTCGTTACGGCAGGGATTCCCCGAGGTCATCTTCTGCGAGGGGAAGACGTTGGTGCAGATTCGTGCGATTGCGAAGGCTCTGTTGAAACACCATCGCCCATTGTTAGCGACGCGCGCGACTTCCCAGGTCGCCGCACTCATTAAGCGGCTTGACCGCCGAGCGGTCTATCATGACGAGGCGCGGATTGTGTCGATTCGCGACCCCAAGCGCCGACTGCAAGGACATGTGCTGGTGGTGACCGCGGGGACTTCCGATATTCCTGTCGCGGAAGAGGCGAAAGTGACGGCGGAAGTGATGGGGAGCCGGGTTGAGACGCTCTATGACGTGGGCGTGGCCGGTATTCATCGGTTGCTCGAGCGTCAAGGCCGGCTCATGCAGGCCCGAGTGGTCGTGGTGGTCGCAGGGATGGATGGAGTCTTGCCCAGCGTCGTCGGTGGGTTGGTGTCCTGTCCCGTTGTGGCCGTACCGACGAGCCGGGGCTATGGCGCGAGTTTCGGTGGATTGGCCGCGCTGTTGACGATGCTGAATTCCTGCTCGGCGGGGGTCGGTGTCATGAATATCGACAACGGCTTCGGGGCCGGGTGCCTTGCGCACCGGATCAACTTAATAGGCGAGGGGCGCGAGGTGAAGGGCTAG
- a CDS encoding metallophosphoesterase: MTRRMRSWPDRARSFIGHSLSEPLYRLFGLVPHWDIGLSRHEISRLTYVHGPLAGKRAVHLSDLHLDRYLPRHDLIVAATGDLQPDWIFITGDLLNVPEGLPHVFRFLAGLREIAPVFITLGNHDHYSGVPIDHYAELADRHKITLLINQTTYIPIEGGEIAIVGVDDPSLHRADLSCLPPSAQNRYTLLLAHAPNILDQLEDHHAVDLILCGHSHGGQWRIPGVPTFWLPPGCNGRIEGHHGTPGRRLYINRGLGWSFLPLRWNCAPEIACIQWVDEQAQPEG, encoded by the coding sequence ATGACGCGACGCATGCGATCCTGGCCCGATCGTGCCCGTTCCTTCATCGGACATTCCCTGAGTGAGCCGCTCTATCGACTCTTTGGTCTCGTGCCCCATTGGGACATAGGACTCTCCCGCCACGAGATCTCACGGCTGACTTATGTACATGGGCCCTTGGCCGGCAAACGAGCCGTCCATCTCAGCGATCTTCATCTCGACCGCTATCTGCCGCGACATGATCTCATTGTCGCCGCCACCGGCGATCTCCAGCCAGACTGGATCTTTATCACCGGCGACCTGCTCAACGTGCCGGAAGGCCTGCCGCATGTGTTTCGATTTCTCGCCGGCTTGCGTGAGATTGCCCCCGTCTTCATCACCTTAGGCAACCATGACCACTACAGTGGCGTGCCGATCGATCACTATGCCGAACTCGCAGACCGCCATAAGATCACCCTCTTGATCAATCAGACCACCTACATCCCAATAGAGGGTGGCGAGATCGCCATTGTCGGTGTCGATGACCCCTCACTGCATCGGGCCGACTTGAGCTGTCTGCCGCCGAGCGCACAGAACCGCTACACCCTGTTGCTGGCCCATGCGCCGAACATCCTCGATCAACTGGAAGACCACCATGCCGTCGATCTGATCCTCTGCGGCCATAGCCACGGAGGTCAATGGCGCATCCCCGGCGTTCCGACCTTCTGGCTCCCACCTGGATGCAATGGACGGATCGAGGGGCACCATGGAACGCCTGGGCGACGGCTCTATATCAATCGTGGACTCGGATGGTCGTTTCTTCCGTTGCGATGGAATTGCGCGCCGGAGATCGCCTGTATTCAATGGGTCGACGAACAGGCGCAACCAGAAGGCTGA
- a CDS encoding tRNA pseudouridine(13) synthase TruD, giving the protein MPFLTATVPGIGGQMRALPEDFQVEERPLYLPCGEGEHLYIKIKKRLLSTPDLVLRLSSVLGVKAQAIGVAGLKDARAVTTQMISLLGVTPDRLDRLKVDEQLLSVEVLGRHRNRLRPGHHAGNVFRLVIRDVASHARETVPLVADMLARRGVPNYFGPQRQGRSGLNYQTGAELLVDPVRRNKLSRSKRMWYLNSYQSHFFNDMLARRLDRIDRILVGDWAMKMENGACFLVEDAAVEQPRADQFEISPTGILFGSRVSWATGEPGEIERAVVVESGATPESLTEAAKACGFRGERRSFRTRLVDLDWALEGTVLTLSFSLPPGAYATNVLRELMKSD; this is encoded by the coding sequence ATGCCGTTTTTGACTGCGACAGTACCGGGCATCGGCGGACAGATGCGGGCTCTGCCGGAAGATTTCCAGGTCGAGGAACGTCCGCTCTATCTTCCTTGCGGCGAGGGCGAGCATCTCTACATCAAGATCAAGAAACGCCTGCTCTCCACTCCGGATCTCGTGTTGCGACTCTCTTCGGTCTTGGGGGTGAAAGCGCAGGCGATCGGGGTGGCGGGCCTCAAAGATGCCAGGGCCGTGACGACGCAGATGATTTCACTGCTGGGTGTGACTCCTGACCGGCTGGATCGGCTGAAAGTGGACGAACAGTTGTTGTCGGTGGAGGTCCTGGGTCGACATCGCAATCGGTTACGTCCGGGGCATCATGCCGGCAATGTCTTCCGGTTGGTGATCAGGGATGTCGCCAGCCATGCCCGCGAAACGGTACCCCTAGTCGCCGACATGCTGGCGCGGCGAGGGGTGCCGAACTATTTCGGTCCGCAACGGCAAGGACGGAGTGGACTGAATTACCAGACGGGAGCCGAGTTGCTGGTGGACCCTGTTCGCCGCAACAAGCTGAGCCGGTCCAAGCGCATGTGGTATCTCAATTCCTATCAGTCGCACTTCTTCAATGACATGCTGGCCAGACGGTTGGATCGGATCGATCGCATCCTGGTGGGAGACTGGGCCATGAAAATGGAGAACGGCGCCTGTTTTCTGGTTGAGGATGCCGCGGTGGAACAGCCCAGGGCGGACCAGTTCGAAATCAGTCCTACCGGCATCCTCTTCGGGTCGCGCGTGTCGTGGGCCACGGGAGAGCCTGGCGAGATCGAACGGGCTGTGGTGGTCGAGAGCGGCGCTACGCCGGAGAGTCTCACCGAGGCGGCGAAGGCTTGCGGGTTTCGCGGTGAACGGCGCTCGTTCAGAACGCGCCTTGTCGATTTGGACTGGGCTTTGGAGGGCACCGTGCTCACCCTCTCGTTCTCGCTCCCGCCCGGCGCGTATGCGACGAATGTCTTACGCGAGCTCATGAAGTCCGACTGA
- a CDS encoding outer membrane beta-barrel protein: protein MKTVRMTRPVVLASLVALMVPIVLFAPKAYAESYVAGQFGVTLPQSLSNGKVTQDGFGGLGLSDQPLQRSAMLGGKFGHYFSKARWLGVETGLSYTTPHLKQGSITFSGPGGSTPSPILSGLHHRVITLDMDVIFRYPGYRLQPYFGIGPSILRASLRGSDGSTGQSSTALGFNAEGGVQYYLTRQWTLFGEAKYTRARMNYSSAHSDETADPFAFRATYSVLALSVGIGYHF, encoded by the coding sequence ATGAAAACCGTACGAATGACAAGACCTGTCGTGCTCGCAAGTCTGGTGGCACTGATGGTGCCAATTGTTCTCTTTGCGCCCAAGGCGTATGCAGAATCCTACGTGGCGGGACAGTTCGGCGTGACGCTGCCACAGAGCCTGAGTAACGGCAAGGTCACACAGGATGGATTCGGAGGACTTGGCCTTTCAGACCAGCCCTTACAACGTTCCGCAATGTTGGGTGGGAAATTCGGCCATTATTTTTCGAAAGCCCGTTGGCTGGGGGTGGAAACAGGATTGTCTTATACCACCCCCCACCTGAAACAAGGGTCGATCACGTTCTCGGGTCCAGGCGGATCGACGCCTTCACCGATCCTGTCTGGCTTGCATCATCGTGTCATTACCTTGGATATGGATGTCATCTTCCGATATCCCGGTTATCGTCTCCAACCATACTTCGGCATCGGTCCCTCCATTCTCAGGGCAAGCCTGAGAGGATCGGATGGCTCCACAGGGCAATCAAGTACCGCCTTGGGGTTCAATGCTGAAGGAGGCGTACAATACTACCTCACGCGCCAATGGACCCTGTTCGGAGAGGCCAAGTATACCCGCGCCAGGATGAACTACTCATCGGCTCATAGCGATGAGACCGCCGACCCCTTCGCATTTCGCGCGACCTACAGCGTCCTCGCCCTCTCCGTCGGCATCGGCTACCACTTCTGA
- a CDS encoding zinc ribbon domain-containing protein, whose translation MKTCPSCRHELPEISRYCTQCGQRLHADPIEVPPPTAPRVEPQPDQLNLQLLYGMVAALVLAFLFPPWETPLPQEPEFLGLHFILSPPTSDAIVSRLLLTIELVTIAIAGLYGSFLFRQKP comes from the coding sequence ATGAAAACCTGTCCATCCTGTCGACATGAACTCCCGGAGATCAGCCGTTACTGTACACAGTGCGGCCAGCGGCTCCATGCTGACCCGATTGAGGTCCCTCCGCCGACAGCTCCACGGGTCGAGCCACAGCCGGATCAGCTGAATCTGCAACTCCTATATGGCATGGTCGCTGCCCTGGTTCTCGCATTCCTCTTCCCACCCTGGGAAACTCCGCTCCCACAGGAACCAGAATTTCTCGGCCTCCATTTTATCCTTTCGCCTCCCACCTCTGACGCCATCGTGAGTCGATTGCTGCTGACGATCGAACTCGTCACCATCGCCATCGCGGGCCTCTACGGCTCTTTCCTTTTCAGACAAAAACCCTGA